From Paenibacillus physcomitrellae, the proteins below share one genomic window:
- a CDS encoding YutD family protein, with translation MFIQIGNKSYELIQDNRNGWNPEAFKLRYSEVLDRYDYIVGDWGYNQLRLKGFYRDNHPKANRDTAISGVVDYINEYCNFGCAYFVLQKTKEPIKEALIQSKLDSDEPTADGQFKEQQPLREHLSSREHHAKMKQAKEASKAAAREAREAREGKELKEGKDPKEPKAPKDFKDSKDAKDSKDSKDSKEREQLVNKEHREPKAQRERTPQSRQPEAEESSKE, from the coding sequence GTGTTTATACAAATCGGCAATAAAAGTTATGAATTGATTCAGGATAACCGGAACGGCTGGAATCCGGAAGCCTTCAAGCTGCGCTACAGCGAGGTGCTGGACCGCTATGACTATATCGTAGGAGATTGGGGTTATAACCAGCTCAGACTTAAGGGTTTCTATAGAGATAACCATCCGAAAGCCAACCGGGATACCGCTATTTCGGGCGTGGTTGATTATATTAATGAATATTGCAATTTCGGCTGTGCTTATTTTGTGCTCCAGAAGACGAAGGAACCAATCAAGGAGGCTTTGATCCAGAGCAAACTGGATTCCGATGAACCAACGGCTGACGGGCAGTTTAAAGAACAGCAGCCGCTGCGGGAGCATCTTTCTTCCCGTGAGCATCATGCCAAGATGAAGCAGGCGAAGGAAGCCAGCAAAGCGGCAGCCCGCGAAGCGCGGGAGGCCCGGGAAGGCAAAGAGCTGAAGGAGGGCAAGGATCCGAAGGAGCCGAAAGCACCTAAAGACTTCAAAGACTCTAAGGATGCCAAAGACTCCAAGGACTCCAAGGACTCTAAAGAGCGCGAGCAGCTGGTGAACAAGGAACATCGGGAACCGAAAGCGCAGCGCGAACGGACGCCCCAGTCCCGCCAGCCGGAGGCCGAAGAGAGCAGTAAAGAGTAA
- a CDS encoding NAD kinase → MRYYVLDRGDSLSVELAEQFHKLGGEHGFELDAKSPEIVVSIGGDGTMLHAFHTFIDRIPSIAFVGVHTGHLGFYADWKADELPELVALMGGKGAPGTMKPRIVNYPLLEVEITKKSGTLSYICLNEFTLKGTDGTLVAQVDINDQMFEMFRGDGICISTPSGSTAYNKSLGGAMLHPTIEALQIAEIASINNRVFRTMGSALVLPKHHHCDIYSRKEQNLTITLDHISLHLNDLLSVKCRVARQKISFVRYRPFPFWERVRNAFLD, encoded by the coding sequence TCGGTTGAGCTGGCCGAACAGTTCCACAAACTTGGCGGAGAGCACGGGTTTGAGCTGGATGCCAAATCACCGGAAATTGTTGTCTCTATCGGGGGAGACGGAACTATGCTGCATGCTTTTCATACGTTTATTGACCGGATCCCCTCTATAGCTTTCGTAGGTGTGCATACCGGGCATCTCGGCTTCTACGCCGACTGGAAAGCGGACGAACTGCCGGAACTGGTTGCGCTGATGGGCGGTAAAGGCGCTCCGGGCACTATGAAGCCGCGAATCGTGAACTATCCCCTGCTGGAAGTTGAAATTACGAAGAAATCCGGTACCTTATCTTATATCTGCTTAAATGAATTTACGCTTAAAGGCACTGATGGGACGCTTGTCGCCCAGGTAGACATCAATGACCAGATGTTTGAAATGTTCAGGGGCGACGGGATTTGCATCTCTACTCCGTCAGGGAGCACCGCTTACAACAAAAGTCTCGGCGGAGCCATGCTGCATCCTACCATCGAAGCGCTGCAAATTGCCGAAATTGCATCGATCAATAACCGGGTATTCCGGACGATGGGGTCGGCACTGGTGCTGCCCAAACACCATCACTGCGATATTTATTCCCGCAAGGAACAGAACCTGACCATCACGCTGGACCATATCAGCCTGCATTTGAATGATCTGTTGTCCGTCAAATGCCGGGTGGCCCGTCAGAAGATCAGCTTCGTCCGCTACCGCCCATTCCCGTTCTGGGAACGGGTGCGCAACGCTTTTCTTGATTAA